One stretch of Brachyhypopomus gauderio isolate BG-103 chromosome 10, BGAUD_0.2, whole genome shotgun sequence DNA includes these proteins:
- the ankrd55 gene encoding LOW QUALITY PROTEIN: ankyrin repeat domain-containing protein 55 (The sequence of the model RefSeq protein was modified relative to this genomic sequence to represent the inferred CDS: deleted 1 base in 1 codon), which produces MEFTSSSVFDQHKDCVEEVDLNVVFQAASTGDVNTLTATIREDPSILECCDGEGSTPLMHAVSGRQVDTVKLLLKMGASINTQDACGRTSLSLATYLGWLEGCVCLLRNGAKQNVPDKNGRLPLHAATAEVDLRLMAVLLQQSTLCEINHQDNEGMTALHWACFHNRPDHVQALLQKGADPTLVDKDFKTALHWAVQSGSRFMCSLILDHHLGCSVINYDDENGKTCVHIAAAAGYSDIIYELARVPETNLQALDVDERTPLHWAAAAGKEDCVQALLQLGVEPGPRDINENTPLTYAMYCGHTESIKLLSAETRSEAVRQLHFQSSDPSMRKEGKFRVLNHIFSCKKKKDVRAIRQRNVSQEQHLQEETSEVDDIITVFDCIVDLPGKEDSQKHAEEPQKLHLMEDLTAKDHKSLPPIHTQSLPPITLGNSLSASSHTALPRTGQAVSHLVRRSQKSKSEHDLFDSRTQGQQTAGPAWKTESSQLLTHKAWISPPSKLLHETASPIDVLCSNHVPYIQRNDQVVNPHLVPLRMRESTLTPHSLAPIRDHCTHRFSLPPDQVSQGVKKSKSLPLSSLGRNLAGLPPPLTTKAYRSSIRQSQSLCSIPAPLITEPLRNIQVLPAIPPQRKRSPSPPKLQTTTQE; this is translated from the exons ATGGAGTTCACCTCTTCATCTGTATTTGACCAGCACAAAG ACTGTGTTGAGGAGGTCGACCTGAACGTGGTGTTCCAGGCGGCGTCCACGGGGGACGTCAACACCCTGACGGCTACGATCCGAGAGGATCCCTCCATCCTGGAGTGCTGCGATGGTGAAG GCTCCACGCCCCTGATGCACGCCGTCTCTGGCAGACAGGTGGACACAGTGAAGCTACTGCTGAAGATGGGAGCGTCCATCAACACCCAGGATGCGTGCGGCAGGACCTCCCTCTCCCTCGCTACGTATTTG GGTTGGctggaaggctgtgtgtgtttactgcgaAATGGCGCCAAGCAGAACGTCCCGGACAAAAATGGCCGCCTGCCCCTTCACGCTGCTACC GCCGAGGTGGACCTCAG ACTCATGGCTGTGTTACTTCAACAATCAACCCTGTGTGAAATAAATCATCAAGACAATGAG GGGATGACTGCTCTTCACTGGGCGTGCTTCCACAATCGCCCGGACCACGTGCAGGCCCTGCTGCAGAAAGGGGCAGACCCCACGCTGGTGGATAAAGACTTCAAGACAGCGCTTCACTGGGCTGTGCAG AGTGGTAGCAGATTTATGTGCTCACTAATTCTTGACCATCATCTCGGCTGCTCGGTCATCAACTACGATGATGAAAACGGGAAGACGTGTGTCCACATCGCCGCCGCGGCGGGCTACAGCGACATCATCTATGAGCTGGCACGTGTGCCGGAGACCAACCTGCAGGCGTTAGACGTGGACGAACG GACCCCTCTGCACTGGGCTGCCGCAGCAGGGAAGGAGGATTGTGTGCAAGCGTTGCTCCAGCTGGGCGTGGAGCCCGGGCCCAGGGACATCAATgagaacacacccctcacatACGCCATGTACTGCGGTCACACCGAGAGCATCAAACTCCTCTCAGCCGAAACCAG GTCTGAAGCAGTGCGACAGCTTCACTTTCAGAGCAGTGATCCCTCTATGAGAAAGGAGGGCAAATTCCGTGTGCTCAACCACATCTTCTCctgtaaaaagaaaaaagatgtGCGCGCCATCCGGCAGAGGAACGTGAGTCAGGAGCAGCACCTTCAAGAGGAGACCTCTGAAGTGGACGACATCATCACTGTGTTCGACTGCATAGTCGATCTCCCGGGGAAGGAGGATAGCCAAAAACACGCTGAAGAACCTCAGAAGCTCCATCTGATGGAGGACCTCACTGCCAAGGACCACAAGAGCCtgccacccatacacacacagagtcttCCACCCATAACTCTGGGAAACTCTCTGTCAGCCAGCTCACACACCGCTCTGCCTAGGACAGGGCAGGCAGTGAGTCATTTGGTCCGCAGGTCGCAGAAGAGCAAGAGCGAACACGACCTGTTTGACAGCAGAACCCAGGGTCAACAAACCGCTGGACCTGCCTGGAAGACAGAATCTAGTCAGCTGCTAACCCACAAGGCTTGGATCTCACCTCCGTCTAAACTGTTGCACGAGACAGCAAGTCCCATAGACGTGCTTTGCTCAAACCATGTGCCATACATTCAGAGAAACGATCAAG TTGTAAATCCTCACCTCGTGCCCCTGAGGATGAGAGAATCTACCCTGACACCTCACAGTTTGGCTCCCATTCGTGATCACTGCACTCATAGAT TTTCCCTGCCACCTGACCAAGTCTCTCAAGGAGTGAAGAAGTCCAAATCCCTGCCGCTCAGCTCTCTGGGACGTAATCTGGCAGGACTCCCACCTCCTTTAACCACCAAGGCCTATAGATCCAGCATCCGCCAGAGCCAGTCTCTTTGCTCCATCCCTGCTCCTCTGATCACTGAGCCCCTACGGAACATACAAGTTCTTCCCGCCATCCCTCCTCAAAGAAAACGAAGCCCCTCGCCCCCCAAACTCCAAACGACCACTCAAGAGTAA
- the LOC143525584 gene encoding interleukin-6 receptor subunit beta-like isoform X2: protein MQNPLTNPPSNVTLIPEPNVSTSLIVNWNNTIQKGPLKLRFNIRYCHAGSSVWTEVPQNYTKMYVESYRLQFLQPYTDYVVQMRCINQKNIGFWSDWSPNATVRTPEAQPESMPDLWRVYDENNETLVKLIWKDPVKSNGKILVYDITVEGNGKDPERYSLNSKEQQLHIKGEQIFIKLTANNSVGISPMAALVIPRHGKELRVGVENVSWWVRDEQLCLDWFQPSRSLFEFLLEWVSDPDGKRDWQRVSAQATTSSYSVCLKDLSPFTRYRISVYPIYQDGMMFHLPGKQVSVEAYLQQAPPLRGPSVEASATQKNSVHLKWEEIPVASQRGFLTHYTIFYKSGDNEQFVVVGSNFHSYKLTKLASGSRYEVHIMASNMEGSVNGSVYSFYTRTYDNDEITMMVVLVCLGFLFFLIIISTISLKKRELIQKQFFPPIPNPSHSTIAKWSPDKTTRVNTPKEDMLPDVSMVEVDMFDGTSLFEEDKTELPRKKDTSFSQDVSEDGGIGGSSCKSSPRQSMSDSDEGDSCQTTASTVQYSSVVASGYKGQTPSLQAPVFTRSESTQPLLDSEEHPEHLLEGSGHRRSTYFRRGRGLQQLHMQAGESNYICLNFSPTMEKENTPTSMEAPPTFHYMPQ, encoded by the exons ATGCAGAATCCTTTG ACAAATCCACCATCAAACGTGACGTTAATTCCCGAACCCAACGTCTCAACATCTTTAATTGTTAATTGGAACAATACCATTCAAAAAGGACCCTTAAAGCTGAGGTTCAATATTAGATACTGCCACGCAGGCTCCAGCGTTTGGACAGAG GTTCCCCAGAATTACACTAAAATGTACGTGGAGTCCTACAGGCTGCAGTTCCTTCAGCCCTACACTGATTATGTGGTGCAGATGCGCTGCATTAATCAGAAGAACATCGGTTTCTGGAGTGACTGGAGTCCCAATGCAACAGTTCGCACGCCAGAAGCCC AGCCTGAAAGTATGCCAGATCTGTGGAGAGTCTATGATGAGAATAATGAAACACTCGTGAAGCTGATTTGGAAG GATCCTGTGAAATCCAATGGAAAAATATTAGTATATGACATCACAGTTGAAGGGAACGGGAAGGATCCCGAGAGATATTCTCTCAATTCTAAAGAGCAACAGTTGCATATAAAGGGGGAACAGATTTTTATCAAACTGACAGCAAACAATTCTGTAGGCATTTCTCCCATGGCTGCCTTAGTGATTCCAAGACATGGCAAGG AGCTTCGAGTTGGAGTAGAAAATGTCTCTTGGTGGGTCCGAGATGAGCagctgtgtctggactggttcCAACCCTCCAGATCCCTCTTTGAGTTCCTGCTGGAATGGGTGTCGGATCCTGATGGGAAGAGGGACTGGCAGAGAGTCTCAGCCCAAGCAACTACCAGCTCGTACAGTGTTTGTCTTAAAG ATTTGTCGCCATTCACACGGTACAGAATATCAGTCTATCCAATTTATCAAGATGGAATGATGTTTCACCTTCCGGGGAAGCAGGTCTCTGTAGAAGCTTACCTCCAGCAAGCAC CTCCTCTGAGGGGCCCTTCTGTTGAAGCAAGTGCAACCCAGAAAAACagtgttcatttaaaatgggAGGAGATTCCAGTTGCCAGTCAGCGTGGATTTCTCACCCATTACACCATCTTCTATAAATCCGGAGACAACGAGCAGT ttgttgttgttgggtCTAATTTCCATTCGTACAAGCTGACCAAATTGGCAAGTGGAAGTCGTTATGAGGTACACATCATGGCATCCAACATGGAGGGCTCAGTAAATGGCTCTGTTTACAGTTTTTACACACGGACCTACG ATAATGATGAAATCacgatgatggtggtgttggtctgCTTGGGTTTCCTGTTCttccttattattattagtacaaTCTCACTCAAGAAAAGAGAATT GATTCAAAAGCAATTTTTCCCACCCATTCCAAACCCATCCCACAGCACTATTGCTAAGTGGTCACCTGACAAAACTACCAGG GTGAACACTCCAAAGGAAGACATGTTGCCTGATGTgagcatggtggaggtggacATGTTTGATGGGACGTCTCTGTTTGAGGAAGACAAGACAGAGCTGCCACGCAAGAAAGACACCTCCTTCTCGCAGGATGTCTCAGAGGATGGGGGCATCGGGGGCTCTTCCTGCAAGTCGTCCCCCCGGCAGAGCATGTCCGACAGCGACGAGGGCGACTCGTGCCAGACCACTGCCAGCACCGTGCAGTATTCCTCTGTGGTGGCCAGTGGCTACAAGGGCCAGACCCCCAGCTTGCAGGCGCCTGTCTTTACCCGCTCCGAGTCCACGCAGCCCCTGTTGGACAGCGAGGAGCACCCAGAGCACCTGCTGGAGGGCAGCGGCCACCGGAGGAGCACTTACTTCAGGAGGGGCAGAGGCCTGCAGCAGCTGCACATGCAGGCAGGGGAGTCCAACTACATCTGCTTGAACTTCTCTCCGACGATGGAGAAAGAAAACACGCCCACTTCTATGGAGGCTCCACCCACCTTCCATTACATGCCACAGTAG
- the il6st gene encoding interleukin-6 receptor subunit beta — protein sequence MTIKVKMKTSLGFVLLIFTYYRCAIGDIPNCAKIEPDSAQKIPVAIGQDFTATCYLDASSEYSADNIEWLLGDATVPRELYKKLNKSAVSVTVKVRSDMRDPLICKAHKKSLSYQDQCTYGIFLHKGYPPLKPENLQCVALQDGKSINPYLTCWWDPGKRNPMFTTNYTLKANNGEKTFSAVSTEPLCHNLTINLDTFPHYMTIRVWVEVNNVLGSMKSDELFNDAENFVKPNPPSDVKLFPEANFPKSLMVIWTHPIHETTFKLKYNIRYCQAGSSIWEEVPQNYTKMYVESYRLQFLQPYTDYVVQMRCINQKNIGFWSDWSPNATVRTPEAQPESMPDLWRVYDENNETLVKLIWKDPVKSNGKILVYDITVEGNGKDPERYSLNSKEQQLHIKGEKIFIKLTANNSVGISPMAALVIPRRGKELRVGVENVSWWVQDGQLCLDWLPPSRSPFEFLLEWVSVPDGKRDWQRVSAQATTSLYSVCLKGNFEPFIRYNISVCPIYRDKHSSRLGRQVTVGAYLKQGPPLRGPTVEASATQKNSVHLKWEEIPVASQRGFLTNYTIFYKSGDNEQLIVVGPDVHSYKLTGLKSANQYVVHIMASNVGGSVNGSDSSLYTKKYDDGEIEMIVVLVCLGFLFVFLFIVMLSLKKREVIKKRFWPQVPDPSHSTIANWSPDCPTRADTPKEATQPDVSVVEVDMFDGKSLCEEDKTVLPLKKDKYFSEEHSSGIGGSSCMSSPRQSVSDSDEGDSCQTTASTVQYSSVVASGYKGQTPSLQAPVFTRSESTQPLLDSEEHPEHLLEGSGHRRSTYFRRGRGLEQLQMQEGEEPSCSSLNFSSMEEEDTPTLTEDLPGPAPGYMPQQSGYRPQ from the exons ATGACAATCAAAGTCAAAATGAAAACTTCACTGGGCTTTGTACTGCTTATCTTTACGTACTACAGATGTGCTATTG GTGACATTCCTAACTGTGCAAAAATAGAACCAGATTCTGCACAGAAAATCCCAGTTGCAATAGGCCAGGACTTCACAGCTACCTGCTATCTTGATGCAAGTTCAGAATATAGCGCAGACAACATTGAATGGCTCCTCGGAGATGCTACTGTTCCACGGGAGTTGTACAAGAAATTAAACAAATCAGCTGTATCTGTCACTGTGAAAGTTCGCAGTGACATGAGAGACCCACTGATTTGTAAAGCTCATAAAAAATCACTTTCATATCAAGATCAGTGCACATATGGTATCTTCCTTCATAAAGGAT ATCCACCATTAAAGCCAGAGAATCTGCAGTGTGTTGCGCTTCAAGATGGCAAATCAATTAACCCTTACTTGACTTGTTGGTGGGATCCTGGGAAAAGAAACCCAATGTTTACCACCAACTATACACTCAAAGCAAACAACGG GGAAAAAACATTCTCAGCTGTCTCCACTGAGCCACTCTGCCACAATCTCACCATTAACTTGGACACCTTTCCCCATTATATGACAATAAGGGTCTGGGTCGAAGTGAATAATGTGTTGGGTTCCATGAAATCAGATGAACTGTTCAATGATGCAGAAAATTTTG TAAAACCAAATCCACCATCAGATGTGAAGTTATTTCCAGAAGCCAATTTCCCCAAATCTTTAATGGTTATCTGGACCCATCCCATTCACGAAACAACCTTCAAGCTTAAGTACAACATCAGATACTGCCAAGCAGGCTCCAGCATTTGGGAAGAG GTTCCCCAGAATTACACTAAAATGTACGTGGAGTCCTACAGGCTGCAGTTCCTTCAGCCCTACACTGATTATGTGGTGCAGATGCGCTGCATTAATCAGAAGAACATCGGTTTCTGGAGTGACTGGAGTCCCAATGCAACAGTTCGCACGCCAGAAGCCC AGCCTGAAAGTATGCCAGATCTGTGGAGAGTCTATGATGAGAATAATGAAACACTCGTGAAGCTGATTTGGAAG GATCCTGTGAAATCCAATGGAAAAATATTAGTATATGACATCACAGTTGAAGGGAACGGGAAGGATCCCGAGAGATATTCTCTCAATTCTAAAGAGCAACAGTTGCATATAAAGGGGGAAAAGATTTTTATCAAACTGACAGCAAACAATTCTGTAGGCATCTCTCCCATGGCTGCCTTAGTGATTCCAAGACGTGGCAAGG AGCTTCGAGTTGGAGTAGAAAATGTCTCTTGGTGGGTCCAAGATGGGCAGCTGTGTCTGGACTGGCTCCCACCCTCCAGATCCCCCTTTGAGTTCCTGCTAGAATGGGTGTCGGTTCCTGATGGAAAGAGGGACTGGCAGAGAGTCTCAGCCCAAGCAACTACCAGCTTGTACAGTGTTTGTCTTAAAG GTAACTTTGAGCCATTTATACGCTACAACATATCAGTCTGTCCGATTTATCGAGACAAGCACTCCAGTCGTCTGGGGAGGCAGGTCACCGTTGGAGCCTATCTCAAACAAGGAC CTCCTCTGAGGGGCCCCACTGTGGAAGCAAGCGCAACCCAGAAAAACagtgttcatttaaaatgggAGGAGATTCCAGTTGCCAGTCAGCGTGGATTTCTCACCAACTACACCATCTTCTATAAATCCGGAGACAACGAGCAGC TTATTGTGGTTGGACCTGACGTCCACTCCTACAAGCTGACTGGACTGAAAAGTGCAAACCAGTACGTGGTACATATCATGGCGTCCAACGTGGGGGGCTCAGTTAATGGCTCCGATTCCAGTTTGTACACAAAGAAGTATG ATGATGGTGAAATCGAGATGAtcgtggtgctggtgtgtttgggcTTCCTCTTCGTCTTTCTTTTTATAGTGATGCTCTCCCTCAAGAAAAGAGAAGT GATTAAAAAGCGTTTCTGGCCACAGGTTCCAGACCCCTCCCACAGCACTATAGCTAACTGGTCACCTGACTGTCCCACTAGG GCAGACACCCCGAAAGAGGCCACGCAGCCTGACGTgagcgtggtggaggtggacATGTTCGACGGGAAGTCCCTGTGCGAGGAAGACAAGACGGTCCTGCCGCTGAAGAAAGACAAGTACTTCTCCGAGGAGCACAGCAGCGGCATCGGGGGCTCTTCCTGCATGTCGTCCCCCCGGCAGAGCGTGTCCGACAGCGACGAGGGCGACTCGTGCCAGACCACTGCCAGCACCGTGCAGTATTCCTCTGTGGTGGCCAGTGGCTACAAGGGCCAGACCCCCAGCTTGCAGGCGCCTGTCTTTACCCGCTCCGAGTCCACGCAGCCCCTGCTGGACAGCGAGGAGCACCCAGAGCACCTGTTGGAGGGCAGTGGTCACCGGAGGAGCACTTACTTCAGGAGGGGCAGAGGCCTGGAGCAGCTGCAGatgcaggaaggggaggagccaaGCTGCAGCTCCTTGAACTTCAGTTCAATGGAAGAGGAGGACACGCCCACGCTCACAGAGGATTtacctggccccgcccccggtTACATGCCACAGCAGAGTGGCTATCGACCACAGTGA
- the LOC143525584 gene encoding interleukin-6 receptor subunit beta-like isoform X1: MRTPLHFLLMVSYLSFTLALDLPLKPKNLQCVALQEGRKVSPKLTCHWDPGKKHPHPATSYTLYAHYREETFSVVSYEPLASNLTLDLGTFPIYMKMKVWVEVKNEQWSVNSTELCTNAESFVKTNPPSNVTLIPEPNVSTSLIVNWNNTIQKGPLKLRFNIRYCHAGSSVWTEVPQNYTKMYVESYRLQFLQPYTDYVVQMRCINQKNIGFWSDWSPNATVRTPEAQPESMPDLWRVYDENNETLVKLIWKDPVKSNGKILVYDITVEGNGKDPERYSLNSKEQQLHIKGEQIFIKLTANNSVGISPMAALVIPRHGKELRVGVENVSWWVRDEQLCLDWFQPSRSLFEFLLEWVSDPDGKRDWQRVSAQATTSSYSVCLKDLSPFTRYRISVYPIYQDGMMFHLPGKQVSVEAYLQQAPPLRGPSVEASATQKNSVHLKWEEIPVASQRGFLTHYTIFYKSGDNEQFVVVGSNFHSYKLTKLASGSRYEVHIMASNMEGSVNGSVYSFYTRTYDNDEITMMVVLVCLGFLFFLIIISTISLKKRELIQKQFFPPIPNPSHSTIAKWSPDKTTRVNTPKEDMLPDVSMVEVDMFDGTSLFEEDKTELPRKKDTSFSQDVSEDGGIGGSSCKSSPRQSMSDSDEGDSCQTTASTVQYSSVVASGYKGQTPSLQAPVFTRSESTQPLLDSEEHPEHLLEGSGHRRSTYFRRGRGLQQLHMQAGESNYICLNFSPTMEKENTPTSMEAPPTFHYMPQ; the protein is encoded by the exons ATGAGAACTCCACTGCATTTTTTACTGATGGTCTCCTATTTATCCTTTACCTTGGCATTAG ATCTGCCATTAAAACCAAAGAATTTGCAATGCGTTGCTTTGCAAGAAGGCAGGAAGGTGTCACCTAAGTTGACATGTCACTGGGATCCTGGGAAAAAACACCCACACCCAGCGACAAGCTACACACTCTATGCACACTATAG GGAGGAGACATTTTCAGTTGTCAGTTATGAACCACTTGCAAGCAACCTCACCCTTGATTTAGGCACTTTCCCAATTTATATGAAAATGAAGGTCTGGGTGGAAGTGAAGAATGAACAGTGGTCTGTGAATTCAACAGAACTTTGTACTAATGCAGAATCCTTTG tAAAGACAAATCCACCATCAAACGTGACGTTAATTCCCGAACCCAACGTCTCAACATCTTTAATTGTTAATTGGAACAATACCATTCAAAAAGGACCCTTAAAGCTGAGGTTCAATATTAGATACTGCCACGCAGGCTCCAGCGTTTGGACAGAG GTTCCCCAGAATTACACTAAAATGTACGTGGAGTCCTACAGGCTGCAGTTCCTTCAGCCCTACACTGATTATGTGGTGCAGATGCGCTGCATTAATCAGAAGAACATCGGTTTCTGGAGTGACTGGAGTCCCAATGCAACAGTTCGCACGCCAGAAGCCC AGCCTGAAAGTATGCCAGATCTGTGGAGAGTCTATGATGAGAATAATGAAACACTCGTGAAGCTGATTTGGAAG GATCCTGTGAAATCCAATGGAAAAATATTAGTATATGACATCACAGTTGAAGGGAACGGGAAGGATCCCGAGAGATATTCTCTCAATTCTAAAGAGCAACAGTTGCATATAAAGGGGGAACAGATTTTTATCAAACTGACAGCAAACAATTCTGTAGGCATTTCTCCCATGGCTGCCTTAGTGATTCCAAGACATGGCAAGG AGCTTCGAGTTGGAGTAGAAAATGTCTCTTGGTGGGTCCGAGATGAGCagctgtgtctggactggttcCAACCCTCCAGATCCCTCTTTGAGTTCCTGCTGGAATGGGTGTCGGATCCTGATGGGAAGAGGGACTGGCAGAGAGTCTCAGCCCAAGCAACTACCAGCTCGTACAGTGTTTGTCTTAAAG ATTTGTCGCCATTCACACGGTACAGAATATCAGTCTATCCAATTTATCAAGATGGAATGATGTTTCACCTTCCGGGGAAGCAGGTCTCTGTAGAAGCTTACCTCCAGCAAGCAC CTCCTCTGAGGGGCCCTTCTGTTGAAGCAAGTGCAACCCAGAAAAACagtgttcatttaaaatgggAGGAGATTCCAGTTGCCAGTCAGCGTGGATTTCTCACCCATTACACCATCTTCTATAAATCCGGAGACAACGAGCAGT ttgttgttgttgggtCTAATTTCCATTCGTACAAGCTGACCAAATTGGCAAGTGGAAGTCGTTATGAGGTACACATCATGGCATCCAACATGGAGGGCTCAGTAAATGGCTCTGTTTACAGTTTTTACACACGGACCTACG ATAATGATGAAATCacgatgatggtggtgttggtctgCTTGGGTTTCCTGTTCttccttattattattagtacaaTCTCACTCAAGAAAAGAGAATT GATTCAAAAGCAATTTTTCCCACCCATTCCAAACCCATCCCACAGCACTATTGCTAAGTGGTCACCTGACAAAACTACCAGG GTGAACACTCCAAAGGAAGACATGTTGCCTGATGTgagcatggtggaggtggacATGTTTGATGGGACGTCTCTGTTTGAGGAAGACAAGACAGAGCTGCCACGCAAGAAAGACACCTCCTTCTCGCAGGATGTCTCAGAGGATGGGGGCATCGGGGGCTCTTCCTGCAAGTCGTCCCCCCGGCAGAGCATGTCCGACAGCGACGAGGGCGACTCGTGCCAGACCACTGCCAGCACCGTGCAGTATTCCTCTGTGGTGGCCAGTGGCTACAAGGGCCAGACCCCCAGCTTGCAGGCGCCTGTCTTTACCCGCTCCGAGTCCACGCAGCCCCTGTTGGACAGCGAGGAGCACCCAGAGCACCTGCTGGAGGGCAGCGGCCACCGGAGGAGCACTTACTTCAGGAGGGGCAGAGGCCTGCAGCAGCTGCACATGCAGGCAGGGGAGTCCAACTACATCTGCTTGAACTTCTCTCCGACGATGGAGAAAGAAAACACGCCCACTTCTATGGAGGCTCCACCCACCTTCCATTACATGCCACAGTAG